One window of the Agrobacterium larrymoorei genome contains the following:
- a CDS encoding FAD/NAD(P)-binding protein, with protein MRSFSPASSGHVNVAIVGGGFTGAAVAVHLVGGKDIPADASVVIVEPRSELGRGLAYSAIDPAHRVNVPAARMTLFPDIPDDFENYLGGLPSHNDDELIAHDGSPYPRRSVFGDYVSARIQPFLKSGRIGHWRTKVVSISQRAGRYEMIGADGNVLLADIVVLAVSHPPPSLPRVLRPFEKDPKLIGDFTVADAANAIDPADRVLIVGNGLTAADVVASLKRRRHTGHITAVSRRGLRSRGHGPAGQEPFGDFLAEPLQSASALLHAVRQRLQEAEDLGMTWHSVVDALRGQGQDIWKNLPVAARRRIARHLRPFWDVHRFRIAPQVEATVEEAIATGQMDVRAASLSSVTKSAAGYRVMLRPQRSRNIEALDVDAIVVTTGPAHGGILQSQTMLQQLEDAGVLQACPTGLGILVDAQSHPVSTSGESTSSLFIAGPLARGTFGELMGLPQVTEHAIFVASGVGDLIQEDEISPRADYVAAG; from the coding sequence ATGAGGTCTTTTTCTCCAGCATCGTCTGGTCATGTGAACGTGGCAATTGTTGGCGGTGGCTTTACGGGTGCTGCCGTGGCGGTGCATCTTGTGGGGGGCAAAGACATTCCCGCCGATGCATCCGTCGTAATCGTTGAGCCGCGATCTGAATTGGGGCGCGGTCTGGCCTATAGCGCGATCGATCCAGCGCACAGGGTCAATGTCCCTGCGGCGCGAATGACCCTATTTCCCGATATACCAGATGATTTCGAGAATTATCTGGGAGGTCTGCCCTCCCATAACGATGATGAGCTGATCGCTCACGATGGTTCCCCCTATCCCCGGCGGTCCGTCTTCGGTGATTATGTTTCGGCACGTATTCAACCGTTTCTGAAGAGCGGGCGTATCGGACACTGGCGGACAAAAGTGGTGTCGATATCGCAAAGAGCAGGCCGTTACGAAATGATCGGGGCCGATGGAAACGTGCTGCTGGCCGACATTGTCGTGCTGGCCGTCAGCCATCCGCCACCTTCTTTGCCGCGGGTGCTTCGGCCTTTCGAGAAAGATCCGAAATTGATTGGGGATTTCACGGTGGCTGACGCGGCAAACGCGATCGATCCGGCGGATCGTGTTCTCATCGTTGGAAATGGGCTGACCGCTGCCGATGTCGTTGCCTCTCTCAAAAGACGTCGGCATACAGGCCACATCACCGCTGTTTCTCGCAGAGGGCTGAGATCGCGTGGCCACGGGCCAGCGGGGCAGGAGCCTTTCGGCGATTTCCTGGCGGAGCCACTCCAGTCAGCCAGCGCGCTGCTTCATGCCGTTCGCCAACGTCTACAGGAGGCGGAGGATCTGGGTATGACCTGGCACAGCGTTGTCGACGCGCTCAGAGGGCAGGGGCAGGACATCTGGAAAAACCTGCCGGTTGCCGCGCGCAGACGCATTGCCCGACACCTGCGGCCGTTCTGGGATGTCCATCGCTTTCGGATCGCACCGCAGGTCGAAGCCACTGTGGAGGAGGCGATCGCAACCGGTCAGATGGATGTGCGTGCCGCCTCGCTTTCTTCCGTTACGAAAAGCGCCGCAGGCTACCGGGTTATGCTGCGGCCTCAACGCAGCAGAAATATTGAAGCGCTCGATGTCGATGCTATCGTCGTCACCACAGGCCCGGCCCATGGCGGCATTCTTCAAAGTCAGACAATGCTTCAGCAACTCGAAGACGCCGGCGTCTTGCAGGCTTGCCCGACCGGACTCGGTATCCTGGTCGATGCTCAATCTCATCCAGTATCGACTTCAGGCGAGAGCACGAGCTCGCTCTTCATTGCCGGTCCCCTCGCGCGCGGGACGTTTGGAGAGTTGATGGGGCTGCCCCAGGTGACGGAACATGCGATCTTCGTCGCGAGCGGTGTGGGTGATCTGATTCAAGAGGACGAAATCTCGCCTCGTGCAGATTACGTGGCCGCAGGCTGA
- a CDS encoding SfnB family sulfur acquisition oxidoreductase produces the protein MPHKYDIGAIGDPEASRRPRPQKPVHRIRDDKEAIEIAYALAESFHPGASERDRERRLPWEEIEAYTESGLGAITVPRAYGGTGASFETLSKVFEILCSADPALGQIPQNHFGVLALVHDIGTEEQKARVYADVLAGYRIGNAGPERKTKRVNIATTRLEQCRERLLLSGERFYSTGAIFAHYIPTRALDHEGRAVQVWVRSDEPGVTVIDDWNSFGQRTTASGTVIFDKVAVDPLFVFPVHAFLDKPGLAGPVSQIIQAAIDAGIASAALRDTLDFVREKARPWVDSGVERAVDDPTIVHEVGSLFTNLNAAQEILYEAGRLLDAVAKEPVTAESSARASVAVAEAKILTTEIALEASEKLFDLAGSAATRAGHNLDRHWRNARVHTLHDPVRWKYHLIGNYELNGALPARHQWN, from the coding sequence TTGCCTCATAAATACGATATTGGCGCGATCGGCGATCCCGAGGCGTCACGGCGGCCACGTCCTCAAAAACCGGTACACCGAATTCGCGATGATAAGGAGGCCATCGAGATAGCCTATGCACTCGCCGAAAGCTTCCATCCGGGCGCTTCGGAAAGGGACAGAGAGCGGCGGTTGCCCTGGGAAGAGATCGAGGCTTATACGGAGAGCGGCCTTGGAGCGATCACCGTTCCGCGTGCTTATGGCGGAACGGGCGCGAGTTTCGAAACCTTAAGCAAGGTATTCGAAATTCTGTGCAGTGCAGATCCAGCTCTTGGACAAATTCCGCAAAATCATTTTGGCGTGCTTGCACTGGTTCACGATATCGGTACCGAAGAGCAAAAGGCGCGTGTCTATGCCGACGTTCTGGCCGGTTACCGTATCGGTAACGCCGGGCCGGAGCGGAAGACCAAACGTGTCAACATCGCAACCACGCGGCTTGAGCAGTGTCGCGAGCGTCTGCTGCTGAGCGGTGAGCGTTTTTATTCGACTGGTGCCATTTTCGCCCATTACATTCCCACTCGGGCATTGGATCATGAGGGCCGGGCAGTTCAGGTCTGGGTGCGAAGCGATGAGCCGGGCGTGACGGTGATAGACGATTGGAATTCTTTCGGTCAGAGAACGACCGCAAGTGGAACGGTGATCTTCGACAAGGTGGCTGTCGATCCGCTATTCGTCTTTCCCGTCCACGCTTTCCTGGATAAGCCGGGCCTCGCAGGGCCAGTGTCTCAGATTATTCAAGCGGCTATCGATGCGGGAATTGCCTCAGCAGCACTGAGGGATACGCTCGATTTCGTGCGCGAAAAAGCCCGTCCCTGGGTGGACTCGGGCGTAGAGCGAGCAGTGGATGATCCGACCATCGTTCACGAAGTGGGGAGCCTCTTCACCAACCTGAATGCGGCACAGGAGATCCTCTATGAAGCGGGACGTTTGCTGGATGCCGTTGCGAAGGAACCGGTAACCGCCGAGAGCAGCGCTCGTGCCTCCGTGGCAGTGGCGGAGGCGAAGATCCTGACGACGGAGATTGCTCTCGAGGCCAGCGAGAAACTTTTCGATCTTGCGGGGTCTGCCGCCACGCGTGCCGGTCACAACCTTGATCGCCATTGGCGGAACGCGCGCGTGCACACGCTGCACGACCCTGTCAGATGGAAGTACCATCTCATCGGTAATTACGAGTTGAATGGTGCATTACCAGCACGCCACCAGTGGAATTGA
- a CDS encoding SfnB family sulfur acquisition oxidoreductase gives MTDPRVATPAPAPSLKPHLITSDAEALEVAQNFANRVRADASARDAERRLPWKELDDFVATGLWGITVPKEYGGAGVSAGTLARVTAIIAAADGSLSQIPQNHYYSLEVLRVGGSEAQKRYFYDRVLAGERTGNALAETGHRDFKRRTQLSRNQGEQWRVNGTKSYCTGAIYAHWIPTLVSAEESEEVRTYIVFIPRTAQGVTVLDDWDGFGQRVTGSGTVRFDDVAVEPEWVIPFQASFEVPTTIGPLAQIIHAAIDLGIGEGAYGEMLAFVRSRARPWIDAKVESAAEDPLTLSEIGQVRVKLRAADALLRKAGHVVDEAMAHPTQDTVAAASVAVAQAKILSTKAGLLACNKLFELSGTSSTTTEDNFDRYWRNVRTHTLHDPVRWKYQAIGQYVLNGRLPPRHGAI, from the coding sequence ATGACCGATCCGCGCGTTGCAACACCTGCACCTGCACCCAGTCTGAAGCCGCATCTTATTACATCCGATGCGGAGGCGCTTGAGGTGGCACAGAATTTCGCAAATCGGGTTCGAGCCGATGCTTCTGCCCGTGATGCGGAGCGACGCCTTCCATGGAAGGAACTGGACGATTTCGTTGCGACGGGTCTCTGGGGAATAACCGTCCCCAAGGAATATGGCGGAGCCGGGGTATCAGCGGGCACGCTTGCGCGGGTCACCGCCATAATCGCCGCTGCTGACGGGTCGCTCTCTCAGATCCCGCAAAACCATTATTACTCGCTCGAAGTCCTTCGGGTCGGTGGAAGCGAGGCTCAGAAGCGGTATTTCTATGACCGTGTTCTGGCTGGTGAACGTACCGGCAATGCTTTGGCGGAAACTGGTCATAGGGATTTCAAGCGCCGCACGCAGCTCTCGCGAAACCAGGGCGAGCAATGGCGTGTGAACGGCACGAAGTCCTATTGCACCGGCGCAATCTATGCACATTGGATTCCCACACTGGTATCGGCAGAAGAAAGTGAAGAGGTCAGAACCTATATCGTCTTCATCCCACGGACCGCACAGGGCGTCACCGTTCTGGACGATTGGGATGGCTTCGGACAGCGGGTCACGGGCAGTGGCACCGTGCGGTTTGATGACGTTGCAGTCGAGCCAGAATGGGTCATACCGTTTCAGGCTTCTTTTGAAGTGCCAACGACAATCGGCCCGCTGGCCCAGATCATCCATGCGGCAATCGATCTTGGAATTGGCGAGGGCGCCTATGGGGAGATGCTGGCTTTCGTCCGCAGCAGAGCTCGACCCTGGATCGACGCCAAAGTTGAAAGTGCTGCCGAAGATCCTTTGACCCTTAGCGAGATAGGGCAAGTCCGCGTAAAGCTTCGCGCTGCGGATGCATTGTTGCGGAAGGCGGGGCATGTCGTGGATGAGGCTATGGCCCATCCGACACAGGACACGGTTGCCGCAGCTTCCGTCGCCGTTGCACAGGCTAAGATCTTGTCCACCAAGGCAGGTCTGCTTGCATGCAACAAGCTGTTTGAACTCTCCGGCACATCATCAACGACGACGGAAGACAATTTCGACCGATACTGGAGGAATGTCCGCACGCACACGCTCCATGATCCTGTGCGCTGGAAGTACCAAGCGATTGGGCAATATGTACTGAATGGCCGCCTGCCACCTCGCCACGGCGCGATCTAG
- a CDS encoding methionine ABC transporter permease, translated as MTPQMFNRLWQAFLDTLTMVGVSALVALLVGIPLAVFLVLSSPGGLINAPRANRVLGAVINGFRATPFIVLLVALLPFTRLVTGTTIGVWAAIVPLSISATPFFARIAEVSLREVEHGLIEAAQAIGCRPWHIIRHVLLPEALPGLVGGFTITVVSMIGASAMAGAVGAGGLGDMAIRYGYQRFDTTVMLAVIVVLIATVCVVQFVGDVTVRRLRAR; from the coding sequence ATGACACCGCAGATGTTTAACCGCCTCTGGCAGGCTTTCCTCGATACGCTGACGATGGTGGGGGTCTCTGCGCTCGTCGCGCTTCTCGTCGGCATTCCTCTTGCGGTTTTTCTGGTGCTGTCCTCACCCGGTGGGCTTATCAATGCGCCCCGCGCAAACCGTGTGCTTGGAGCCGTCATCAACGGCTTCCGCGCAACGCCCTTCATCGTGCTTCTGGTGGCGCTTTTGCCCTTCACGCGTCTGGTGACGGGAACCACGATCGGCGTGTGGGCGGCCATCGTACCGCTATCGATCAGCGCAACGCCTTTCTTCGCTCGGATCGCGGAGGTCAGCCTGCGTGAAGTGGAACATGGATTGATCGAGGCGGCTCAGGCAATAGGTTGCCGGCCTTGGCACATCATCCGGCATGTGCTGCTCCCGGAAGCATTGCCGGGGTTGGTAGGCGGCTTTACCATAACGGTGGTGTCCATGATCGGCGCTTCGGCCATGGCTGGAGCAGTCGGCGCCGGAGGGCTCGGCGACATGGCGATCCGCTACGGTTACCAACGCTTTGATACCACCGTCATGCTGGCGGTGATCGTGGTGCTGATCGCCACTGTGTGCGTCGTCCAGTTTGTCGGCGATGTAACCGTGCGGCGTTTACGCGCCCGTTGA
- a CDS encoding LLM class flavin-dependent oxidoreductase produces the protein MPPRKKILLNAFSMNCVGHINHGLWTHPRDRSHEYKRLSYWTDLAKTLERGLFDGLFLADIVGVYDIYQSSVDLTLKESVQLPVNDPTLLVSAMAAATQHLGFGITVNTSVEAPYTFARRISTLDHLTEGRVGWNIVTGYLDSAARALGQTGMSEHDNRYDRADDYLDVLYKLWEGSWSDDAVVVDKARRVFTEPGRVRKIHHQGPYYQSEGYHLSEPSAQRTPVLYQAGTSGRGRQFAGRHAECIFINATDKAAAAKTSRTLRAEAVAAGRRPEDVKIFVGITVVPGRTISEAKAKLEDYLDHANPEAGLAHFSAGSGIDFSRYQLDETIEYAAGNAIQSVTKLAQQRGWTKRQLLQELAIGGRYPVIVGDGAHVAEELISWLDDGEIDGFNLTRTVVPESYVDFIDIVVPELQERGAYKTAYSDGTLRSRLFDAGNRLPDNHYGSRFRWTAREQ, from the coding sequence ATGCCGCCTCGTAAGAAGATACTCCTCAACGCCTTTAGCATGAACTGTGTCGGCCACATCAATCACGGTCTGTGGACGCATCCGCGTGATCGGTCGCACGAGTACAAGCGGCTATCCTACTGGACGGATCTGGCGAAGACCCTGGAGCGCGGTCTGTTCGACGGCCTGTTTCTGGCGGATATCGTTGGAGTTTACGATATTTATCAATCTTCGGTCGATCTCACATTAAAGGAGTCGGTGCAGCTTCCCGTCAATGATCCCACCTTGCTGGTGTCTGCCATGGCGGCGGCCACGCAGCATCTCGGTTTCGGTATTACCGTCAACACCAGCGTGGAAGCGCCTTATACTTTTGCGCGCCGCATCTCAACGCTCGACCACCTGACTGAAGGCCGTGTTGGCTGGAACATCGTGACTGGATATCTCGACAGCGCCGCCCGCGCGCTTGGTCAGACTGGAATGAGCGAGCACGACAACCGCTATGACCGCGCCGACGACTATCTCGACGTGCTCTATAAGCTATGGGAGGGAAGTTGGTCGGATGATGCCGTGGTTGTTGACAAGGCGCGCCGCGTGTTTACCGAGCCGGGTCGCGTGCGCAAAATCCATCATCAAGGCCCCTATTACCAGAGCGAAGGATATCATTTGTCGGAGCCCTCGGCGCAACGTACGCCTGTCCTCTACCAGGCGGGTACCTCCGGGCGCGGCCGACAGTTTGCGGGTCGCCATGCCGAATGCATTTTCATCAACGCCACCGATAAGGCCGCTGCTGCCAAGACGTCCCGCACCCTGCGCGCCGAGGCCGTCGCAGCCGGGAGGCGTCCAGAGGACGTCAAGATATTCGTGGGCATAACGGTTGTGCCTGGACGAACCATCTCAGAGGCAAAAGCGAAGCTGGAGGATTACCTGGACCACGCCAACCCCGAGGCAGGATTGGCACATTTCTCCGCTGGCAGCGGTATCGATTTCTCTCGTTATCAACTGGACGAGACTATTGAGTATGCGGCCGGCAACGCAATTCAGTCCGTTACAAAATTGGCTCAGCAAAGAGGCTGGACCAAGCGTCAATTGCTCCAGGAGTTGGCGATAGGAGGGCGTTATCCTGTGATTGTTGGCGATGGCGCCCATGTTGCAGAGGAATTGATTTCCTGGCTAGACGATGGCGAAATAGACGGCTTCAACCTGACACGAACCGTTGTACCTGAAAGCTATGTCGATTTTATTGACATCGTCGTGCCGGAATTGCAGGAGCGCGGCGCATACAAGACGGCTTACTCAGACGGCACACTGAGGAGTCGGTTGTTTGACGCTGGTAACAGATTGCCAGACAATCACTATGGCAGCAGGTTTAGGTGGACCGCTAGGGAACAGTAA
- a CDS encoding ABC transporter ATP-binding protein — MLIIDALSKTYPNGTQAISGFSLEIKPGEVVAIIGGSGCGKSTLLRLVSGLESATRGRIILQDKTLTEPDERVNLVFQEPRLFPWLSVADNIGFGLTHLSREDRHLRVLQALDRMGLSTYGDRWVRELSGGQAQRVSLARALVVEPAVLLLDEPFSALDAMTRTALQDHLSDLWLEQRTTMLLVTHDIEEAVVLADRIVVMQPSPGRIFETVNVDLPRKRDRNSTAVTTLKRQLSELLERSLSAGARHDRPADAA, encoded by the coding sequence ATGCTGATCATAGATGCACTATCGAAGACCTATCCCAATGGCACGCAAGCGATCAGCGGCTTCAGTCTTGAGATCAAACCGGGAGAAGTGGTCGCCATCATTGGTGGCTCTGGATGTGGCAAAAGCACGCTGCTGCGGCTTGTGTCGGGTCTTGAGAGCGCGACGCGCGGCCGCATCATCCTCCAGGATAAGACGCTTACCGAACCCGATGAACGGGTAAATCTTGTTTTCCAGGAACCAAGGCTCTTTCCGTGGTTGAGTGTTGCGGACAATATCGGCTTCGGGCTGACGCACCTCTCTCGCGAAGATCGTCACCTTCGTGTTTTGCAGGCGTTGGACCGTATGGGTCTGTCAACCTATGGAGACCGGTGGGTGCGCGAGCTTTCTGGCGGTCAGGCACAGCGCGTCTCGCTGGCTCGGGCGCTGGTGGTCGAGCCTGCGGTTCTGTTGCTGGACGAACCGTTTTCAGCGCTTGATGCGATGACGAGGACAGCGCTGCAAGATCATCTCTCCGATCTATGGCTGGAACAGCGAACGACCATGCTGCTTGTCACGCATGATATCGAAGAGGCCGTGGTGCTGGCCGACAGGATCGTCGTGATGCAGCCATCGCCCGGACGAATATTCGAAACGGTGAATGTCGATCTCCCGCGCAAACGGGATCGAAACTCCACCGCCGTCACCACGCTGAAACGCCAGCTGTCGGAGCTGCTGGAGCGTTCCTTAAGTGCGGGTGCACGTCATGACAGGCCAGCGGATGCTGCTTGA
- a CDS encoding MetQ/NlpA family ABC transporter substrate-binding protein: protein MKLTAFLLGLMLAFTGSAFAETVKIGVVPGVYGDSVAALVPEAKAAGIDLQVIEFSDWTTPNEALQAGDLDLNYFQHIPFLTNAIKQKGYDITPIGVGTLANIGIYSLKHKDFASVPEGATVAIANDPVNQGRGLLLLQKGGLIKLKDGVGFLGTLDDIVENPKNVTFKEVEGPQLARITADVDLALGYPHFIIAAKTFDPGSALIFSGVDDKQFAIIFAANKAKADNPALKKVVELYQNSKAVREAIDNGFAHNPKLYTIAWEK from the coding sequence ATGAAATTAACTGCTTTTCTTCTCGGCTTGATGCTTGCATTCACCGGGTCCGCCTTTGCCGAAACTGTAAAGATCGGAGTCGTTCCCGGCGTTTACGGTGACTCTGTAGCCGCACTTGTGCCGGAGGCTAAGGCTGCTGGCATCGATCTTCAGGTCATTGAGTTCAGCGACTGGACGACGCCTAATGAGGCGCTTCAAGCGGGGGATCTGGATCTGAACTACTTTCAGCACATCCCCTTTCTGACGAATGCTATAAAACAAAAGGGGTATGACATAACGCCTATCGGCGTCGGTACGCTGGCAAATATCGGAATCTACTCACTTAAACACAAGGATTTCGCCAGCGTTCCTGAGGGGGCGACGGTCGCGATTGCCAATGACCCGGTCAATCAGGGGCGCGGACTGCTGCTTCTCCAGAAGGGTGGGCTGATCAAGCTGAAAGACGGCGTCGGCTTTCTCGGCACGCTTGATGATATCGTCGAAAACCCGAAGAATGTCACGTTCAAGGAAGTTGAGGGTCCTCAGCTTGCGCGCATCACGGCCGACGTAGATCTGGCGCTTGGATATCCTCACTTCATCATTGCCGCCAAGACATTCGATCCCGGCTCTGCGCTGATCTTTTCCGGTGTCGACGATAAGCAGTTCGCCATTATTTTTGCTGCAAACAAAGCCAAGGCGGACAACCCAGCCCTGAAGAAGGTGGTGGAATTGTACCAGAACTCCAAGGCCGTCCGAGAGGCGATCGATAACGGCTTCGCTCATAATCCTAAGCTTTATACGATCGCGTGGGAAAAATGA
- a CDS encoding alpha/beta hydrolase: MCTTLIVPGLNGSPPGHWQDHWLRDDPTAKLVDQDDWQCPVLEDWLTRFETALAGVEEAYVVAHSLGCLLIANMASRPLATRIKAALLVAPASLEKVEALHPCIVRFGSFPPASTLPFPSLVVGSTTDPYMDAEEVAGTAVLWGSELVNLGAVGHLNIASGFGRWPQGYALFERLIRPTSFALDHSERLVSTKTEQVA; this comes from the coding sequence ATGTGTACGACCTTGATTGTTCCTGGACTGAATGGCTCACCTCCCGGTCACTGGCAGGACCATTGGCTTCGGGATGATCCTACCGCGAAGCTGGTCGATCAGGATGATTGGCAGTGCCCGGTGCTGGAAGACTGGCTGACGCGGTTTGAGACCGCGTTGGCCGGTGTGGAGGAAGCTTATGTGGTGGCACACAGTCTCGGCTGCCTGCTTATCGCGAACATGGCCAGCCGGCCGCTGGCGACCAGGATCAAGGCAGCTCTTCTCGTTGCACCGGCCTCGCTGGAGAAGGTAGAGGCGCTGCATCCATGCATCGTCCGCTTTGGCAGTTTTCCCCCGGCTTCGACGCTTCCCTTTCCGAGCCTCGTTGTCGGCAGCACGACCGACCCTTACATGGATGCGGAGGAGGTGGCAGGGACTGCTGTGCTCTGGGGCAGCGAACTCGTCAATCTGGGTGCCGTCGGCCATCTCAATATCGCCAGCGGTTTCGGGCGATGGCCGCAAGGCTACGCGCTTTTCGAGCGTCTCATCAGGCCCACGTCCTTTGCGCTGGATCATTCCGAACGCCTCGTCTCGACAAAGACCGAGCAGGTAGCGTGA
- the ssuD gene encoding FMNH2-dependent alkanesulfonate monooxygenase: MMTVDKPLDFLWFIPSSGDGAYLGSDELSRPSDPGYFREIAKAADRIGYSGVLIPTGVACEESFILAADLAAHTERLKFLVAIRPGVASPAYYARLASTLDRVSNGRLLLNIVVGGSAQELAGDGIFLPHDERYDHADEFFQVFNSLIATGHAHLDGRYIKAIDARLGLPPVQQPHPPIYFGGSSDAAIDFSAGITDKYLTWGEPPQQVAEKIAKVRKAAEAHGKKVTFGIRLHFIVRETDEEAWAAADRLISKLSDKTIAAAQEVFAKNSDSVGQARMVALHQGRRDRLEVSPNLWAGIGLVRSGAGTALVGSPQTVAARLREYQAIGIDTVIASGYPHLEEAYRVSELLFPEIGLPGPRGQIRSSFGEHQVFGGGGHGGNVKTASASAPEHPKVAAASQG, from the coding sequence ATTATGACAGTTGATAAGCCTCTCGATTTTCTCTGGTTTATTCCAAGCTCCGGAGATGGGGCCTATCTCGGCTCCGATGAGCTGAGCAGGCCTTCCGACCCCGGTTATTTTCGTGAGATCGCCAAGGCTGCGGATCGTATCGGCTATTCCGGTGTGTTGATCCCGACGGGTGTGGCCTGTGAGGAGTCTTTCATTCTGGCTGCCGATCTTGCGGCGCATACCGAGAGATTGAAGTTTCTTGTGGCGATCCGGCCCGGCGTCGCGTCTCCCGCCTATTACGCACGGCTGGCCTCCACGCTCGACCGCGTTTCGAATGGCCGCCTGCTTCTCAACATCGTTGTGGGCGGGAGCGCTCAGGAACTTGCGGGCGATGGGATATTCCTGCCCCATGACGAGCGGTACGATCACGCGGATGAGTTCTTCCAGGTCTTCAACTCGCTGATAGCCACCGGCCACGCTCATCTCGATGGGCGCTATATCAAGGCCATCGATGCGCGCCTTGGTCTGCCGCCGGTTCAGCAACCCCATCCGCCTATCTATTTCGGCGGCTCCTCGGATGCCGCGATCGATTTTTCCGCAGGGATCACCGACAAGTACCTGACCTGGGGCGAGCCGCCGCAGCAGGTCGCGGAAAAGATCGCCAAGGTACGGAAAGCCGCCGAGGCGCATGGGAAGAAGGTCACCTTCGGTATTCGGTTGCACTTCATCGTACGGGAGACGGATGAGGAGGCTTGGGCTGCGGCCGACAGGCTGATCTCCAAACTGTCAGACAAGACGATTGCCGCGGCGCAGGAGGTCTTCGCCAAGAATTCGGACTCGGTCGGTCAGGCCCGCATGGTCGCTCTTCATCAGGGACGGCGTGACAGGCTTGAGGTTTCTCCGAATCTCTGGGCCGGTATAGGTCTCGTCCGCTCGGGTGCCGGCACGGCGCTCGTCGGTTCACCGCAGACGGTCGCGGCGCGGCTGCGCGAGTATCAGGCCATCGGCATCGACACCGTCATCGCCTCGGGTTACCCACATCTGGAAGAAGCTTATCGCGTCTCCGAGCTGCTTTTCCCCGAAATCGGCCTTCCCGGCCCAAGAGGACAGATCCGTTCTTCCTTCGGAGAGCATCAGGTTTTCGGCGGCGGCGGGCATGGTGGCAATGTGAAGACGGCTTCCGCTTCTGCGCCTGAGCATCCGAAGGTGGCGGCCGCGTCACAGGGCTGA
- a CDS encoding methionine ABC transporter ATP-binding protein, which translates to MAHFDAFNDVALRAAATARPSEDLAPSRVSKPLPGTVGSIRFDAVQKTYISSAGAVRALSDISVDVPAGSVFGIIGRSGAGKSSLLRLINRLERPSGGQVLVDGEDISTLDEDQLVALRRRIGMIFQHFNLLSAKTVFGNVALPLVVAGVPAQEVRERVAEVLKLVGLEGKENTFPSRLSGGQKQRVGIARALVSRPEILLCDEATSALDPETTLSILSLLKDINRRLGLTIVLITHEMSVIREICDHVLVLEAGEIAETGPVWQVFGNPRHEATLALLKPLDRGLPEEVTERLASYWNGQRATALIEFTYKGTDGLQPDLSRLLRVLGEGTHIIQSNLDRIQGHVSGRLVVASPARADLEHLIKSPDLAHAARIIGYDTADV; encoded by the coding sequence GTGGCTCATTTCGATGCCTTCAATGATGTTGCGCTCCGAGCTGCGGCGACGGCGCGCCCATCTGAGGATTTAGCCCCGTCACGCGTGTCGAAGCCATTGCCGGGTACGGTGGGCTCGATCCGCTTTGATGCGGTTCAAAAAACCTATATCTCTTCCGCAGGCGCGGTAAGGGCGCTCAGCGATATTAGCGTTGATGTGCCTGCAGGTTCCGTCTTCGGCATCATAGGGCGCTCCGGTGCAGGTAAGTCCAGCCTGTTGCGCTTGATCAACCGGCTTGAGAGGCCGAGCGGGGGGCAGGTGCTTGTCGATGGCGAGGACATCTCCACCTTGGACGAAGATCAGCTTGTGGCGCTGCGGCGCCGTATCGGTATGATTTTTCAGCACTTCAATCTGCTGTCGGCCAAGACAGTCTTTGGCAATGTCGCGCTACCGTTAGTCGTTGCCGGTGTGCCAGCCCAGGAGGTGCGAGAGCGTGTTGCGGAAGTCCTCAAGCTTGTGGGACTGGAAGGCAAGGAAAATACCTTTCCATCTCGCCTGTCCGGCGGGCAGAAGCAACGTGTCGGTATCGCTCGCGCACTCGTCAGCCGGCCGGAAATCCTGCTCTGTGATGAGGCGACCTCCGCCCTTGACCCTGAAACGACGCTCTCTATCCTGTCCTTGCTGAAGGACATAAACCGTCGTCTCGGTCTCACGATCGTTCTCATTACCCATGAGATGAGCGTCATCCGGGAAATCTGTGACCACGTGCTTGTGCTTGAGGCGGGGGAGATCGCCGAAACAGGGCCAGTGTGGCAGGTCTTCGGCAATCCTCGCCATGAAGCGACGCTTGCGCTTTTGAAACCGCTTGATCGCGGTCTGCCCGAAGAGGTGACGGAACGGCTGGCTTCCTATTGGAACGGTCAGCGCGCAACAGCACTGATCGAGTTCACCTACAAGGGGACCGACGGCTTGCAGCCCGACCTCAGTCGTCTGTTGCGTGTTCTCGGAGAGGGGACACACATCATCCAGAGTAATCTCGACCGAATTCAGGGCCATGTCAGCGGTCGGCTGGTCGTGGCATCTCCCGCCCGCGCAGACTTGGAGCATCTGATCAAGAGTCCCGATCTGGCCCACGCAGCAAGGATCATTGGTTATGACACCGCAGATGTTTAA